The following coding sequences are from one Mycolicibacterium aichiense window:
- a CDS encoding phage tail protein, translating into MARKAGMATGVEVARISVKVSPDSKKFRSELARDLEAIENSLKVTIDVEPNLGNFREEVKAKTAGMKTKVKVDADVDRNFLSGFADKLANMKGPSFGSGINPAGYAVIAAGVLATLTPLIGIVSTALMALPGLLAAVLAPIGAITLGLDGIKKAAEVLKGPFDQLKGVMSDVNQKAFTPVFEQLSKVFPALERSLPSVSNGLANVAKSVVDTITSSAGMAKLEGSIQNIGSAISNAAPGIGKFTDGLLGLVQSFTGKPLQGIVDWFNKVGDSFSAWVEKMTRPSWFTGKTPLEEAFSGLGDTLKIVLDALVDIGKQGIDFLSDPQKIQNFKDDLQGIANLLRDIVDLSDKFSSIKVPEWANINPLKSKEDREAGKKQDPWFDGKIGKGLDSFETWLDNAFNVNYVRDKFDSLFADKKFLGDGPDFSGWAEKMQAPFVTASTFIRDKFNEAVASVEGVLSGIGERVQATFSTIFSTIQNPGQMLVNAFSSIVPTIAGVFSQISGIAQGTWNGIVAAAQGAWNGVTNAVQSAWEGIKGAVSAGVEAVIGFVSGMGGRIVGAITSIDLSGAGQALMNGLLGGIKAGAQKVYDFVSGIAAKIAALKGPLPYDKVVLIPNGEALMQGLHTGMSNGLQDVLSLAKDVAGQIKQAMEAGTDGSGMFDNLKSDDLKQMLAALEEEKKRLKVEYNAVPKDDKAGREALRNQLDQLQAQKDLLSYQNDRIKNEQKFGDVADDDPLVKAASGLMKTPVDFAKATGKQFLSDLGISGNGVISKAITEGIQYIFQIGSVDEAMSIKDRTESKNALSIVGR; encoded by the coding sequence ATGGCTAGAAAGGCCGGTATGGCGACCGGCGTGGAGGTCGCACGGATCTCCGTGAAGGTGTCTCCGGACTCCAAGAAGTTCCGGTCGGAGCTGGCCAGAGACCTTGAGGCGATTGAGAACTCGCTGAAAGTGACGATCGACGTCGAGCCGAACCTGGGCAACTTCCGGGAGGAAGTCAAGGCCAAGACGGCAGGCATGAAGACGAAGGTGAAGGTCGACGCTGATGTCGACCGGAACTTCCTCTCGGGCTTCGCCGACAAGCTCGCGAACATGAAGGGGCCGAGCTTCGGCTCGGGCATCAACCCGGCTGGTTACGCGGTGATCGCGGCTGGCGTGCTCGCCACGCTGACCCCGCTGATCGGAATCGTGTCGACGGCGCTGATGGCGCTGCCCGGTCTACTGGCCGCTGTGCTCGCACCGATCGGCGCAATCACGTTGGGGCTGGACGGGATCAAGAAGGCCGCAGAGGTCTTGAAGGGTCCGTTCGATCAGCTCAAGGGCGTGATGTCGGACGTGAACCAGAAGGCGTTCACCCCGGTCTTCGAGCAACTGAGCAAGGTATTCCCCGCTCTCGAGCGGTCGCTGCCCTCGGTGTCCAACGGTCTGGCCAACGTGGCCAAGTCGGTGGTCGACACGATCACCTCCAGCGCTGGCATGGCCAAGCTCGAGGGCTCGATCCAGAACATCGGCTCCGCGATCAGCAACGCAGCTCCGGGCATCGGGAAGTTCACCGACGGCCTGCTGGGCCTGGTGCAGTCCTTCACCGGCAAGCCGCTGCAGGGAATTGTGGACTGGTTCAACAAGGTTGGCGATTCGTTCTCGGCGTGGGTCGAGAAGATGACTCGACCGAGCTGGTTCACCGGCAAGACCCCACTCGAGGAAGCGTTCAGCGGACTCGGGGACACGCTCAAGATCGTGCTCGACGCGCTGGTCGACATCGGCAAGCAGGGCATCGACTTCCTGAGCGACCCGCAGAAGATCCAGAACTTCAAGGACGACCTGCAGGGCATCGCAAACCTGTTGCGGGACATCGTAGATCTCTCCGACAAGTTCAGCTCCATCAAGGTGCCTGAGTGGGCAAACATCAACCCGCTGAAGTCCAAGGAGGACCGCGAGGCAGGCAAGAAGCAGGACCCGTGGTTCGACGGCAAGATCGGCAAGGGGCTCGACTCGTTCGAGACCTGGCTGGACAACGCGTTCAACGTGAACTACGTCCGCGACAAGTTCGACAGCCTGTTCGCCGACAAGAAGTTCCTCGGTGACGGGCCAGACTTCTCTGGCTGGGCCGAGAAGATGCAGGCCCCGTTCGTCACGGCGTCCACCTTCATCCGCGACAAGTTCAACGAGGCTGTCGCGAGTGTTGAGGGTGTTCTGTCGGGAATCGGTGAGCGCGTCCAGGCGACGTTCTCGACCATCTTCTCCACGATCCAGAATCCGGGGCAGATGCTCGTCAACGCGTTCAGCTCGATCGTCCCCACGATCGCGGGAGTCTTCTCTCAGATCAGCGGTATCGCTCAGGGCACCTGGAACGGCATCGTGGCCGCTGCCCAAGGTGCCTGGAACGGAGTCACCAACGCGGTGCAGTCCGCGTGGGAGGGCATCAAGGGTGCCGTCTCAGCGGGCGTAGAAGCCGTCATCGGCTTCGTCTCGGGTATGGGTGGCCGAATCGTAGGTGCGATCACGAGCATCGACCTGAGCGGCGCTGGACAGGCGCTGATGAACGGTCTGCTCGGCGGCATCAAGGCTGGCGCTCAGAAGGTCTACGACTTCGTCTCTGGCATCGCTGCCAAGATCGCGGCCCTGAAGGGTCCGCTCCCGTACGACAAGGTCGTCTTGATCCCGAACGGTGAAGCCCTGATGCAGGGTCTGCACACCGGCATGAGCAACGGCCTACAGGACGTGCTCTCGCTGGCGAAGGACGTTGCGGGGCAGATCAAGCAGGCGATGGAAGCTGGCACCGACGGCTCGGGGATGTTCGACAACCTCAAGTCTGACGATCTGAAGCAGATGCTGGCAGCTCTCGAGGAGGAGAAGAAGCGACTCAAGGTTGAGTACAACGCCGTCCCCAAGGACGACAAGGCCGGCCGCGAGGCGCTCCGGAACCAGCTCGATCAGCTCCAGGCGCAGAAGGATCTGCTGAGCTACCAGAACGACCGCATCAAGAACGAGCAGAAGTTCGGCGACGTCGCTGATGACGATCCGCTCGTGAAGGCTGCGTCCGGTCTGATGAAGACGCCTGTCGACTTCGCGAAAGCGACTGGCAAGCAGTTCCTTTCGGATCTGGGCATCTCAGGCAACGGCGTCATCTCGAAGGCGATCACCGAGGGCATCCAGTACATCTTCCAGATCGGTTCTGTCGATGAGGCGATGTCCATCAAGGACCGCACTGAGTCGAAGAACGCGCTCTCAATCGTCGGTCGATGA
- a CDS encoding phage tail protein, with the protein MITDTIVELEGVNGERFNLTTGDQGVFLATDVEGCFYDPPVKVVIEEPGNYPGARYLNHRILKRDIVFGVEILNDAKSGSKSWLSRDSEWRKAWAFNRDCKLYVTTPDSGTRYLHIRLFESPTVQMKTDPRGNTINLTVMSCIAYDPFWYEDDKVFSAKTKQDTRFKPSMINIPGQWPWEKLPRETLKIKVGRGQGGLNPTDQYIAPKWTVPGSTEPIPDFDMNLLGASISIPIPWEKAPFTQFILPDYSFEDPEFENRRLKLPGLIYGENCVINTDRREEQISSESGSQVWARMNGVRFRNMIPPYTEEREFEITASGCAPGQVVTLRLPRPWTRCWGLE; encoded by the coding sequence TTGATCACCGACACCATCGTGGAACTCGAGGGTGTCAACGGTGAGCGTTTCAATCTGACGACCGGTGACCAGGGAGTGTTCCTGGCCACAGACGTGGAGGGTTGTTTCTACGACCCTCCCGTCAAGGTCGTGATTGAGGAGCCGGGGAACTACCCCGGTGCTCGCTACTTGAACCACCGAATCCTGAAGCGCGACATCGTCTTCGGGGTCGAGATCCTGAACGACGCGAAGTCTGGCTCGAAGAGCTGGCTCTCCCGCGACTCGGAGTGGCGCAAGGCATGGGCGTTCAACCGCGACTGCAAGCTCTACGTGACCACCCCGGATTCCGGTACTCGGTACCTGCACATCCGGCTGTTCGAATCCCCCACGGTCCAGATGAAGACCGACCCTCGTGGCAACACGATCAACCTGACCGTCATGTCGTGCATCGCGTACGACCCGTTCTGGTACGAGGACGACAAGGTCTTCTCGGCGAAGACCAAGCAGGACACCCGATTCAAGCCATCAATGATCAACATCCCCGGCCAGTGGCCGTGGGAGAAGCTCCCGCGAGAGACGCTGAAGATCAAGGTGGGGCGTGGCCAAGGAGGGCTCAACCCGACCGACCAGTACATCGCCCCGAAGTGGACTGTCCCCGGCTCCACCGAGCCGATCCCAGACTTCGACATGAACCTGCTGGGCGCGAGCATCTCTATCCCGATCCCTTGGGAGAAGGCCCCGTTCACTCAGTTCATCCTCCCGGACTACTCGTTCGAGGACCCGGAGTTCGAGAACCGACGGCTGAAGCTGCCGGGTCTGATCTACGGAGAGAACTGCGTCATCAACACCGACCGCCGCGAGGAGCAGATCAGCTCCGAGAGCGGCTCTCAGGTGTGGGCTCGGATGAACGGCGTCCGGTTCCGGAACATGATCCCGCCCTACACCGAGGAGCGTGAGTTCGAGATCACCGCGTCTGGGTGCGCCCCAGGCCAGGTGGTCACCTTGCGGCTCCCGAGGCCGTGGACGCGCTGCTGGGGGCTCGAATGA
- a CDS encoding phage tail protein yields MSGLKSLKESEDLWKKIQARMAKRERDRLKPPEAELYDGDYRLRGLVAGERVLEFEFIENETGVATLQLSLDHYLAKWVMNHRGRAKRNVHIVIEKQGARWSGCMDHYRVVKEKNGDAYLEIVFLHDFEQTKHIRVWCNPFLRPEVQFPKIWIIFGPAKWCILVTLFVNLLRLESSLWTLPDDPTDINEWMGPSFNPANWRNIVKPFPFLADKSPVDMVFSRFGTFYDTVKKQLEDHQLTLTCRRYLKDRDPHPFDDLKGLWGIPEVEDLLQLIPLRHGCLVWDVEDNGGWGTETAFGGSWLTGFVRAAVNLTSDGQVEGVDVFSGDYKYPGEYYNPLFLGTSPKSPWVVFEEGPLTGITASEFSYYEATDTSFLAGGGSAPGINEGISALINIGGDLLTSYINSALASLGAFGGAIDLPPLGGLMDAVLEPIYSDVFGAFMEVPTLRAMGMSLPIAGLEDIKTSLGDFHYFEGMVEGNMRAFTLSAFAGIAAEIHRTRTRTAHTLQVSDASPYIFAPNGYGHCWIGHRVGTSVLGYPIEHQLFVERIKRLKYRIDKDGPSGWQVTVGYREAQSPALHILEELKRFNGAMGQIGLY; encoded by the coding sequence ATGAGTGGCCTGAAGTCGCTCAAGGAATCCGAGGATCTCTGGAAGAAGATCCAGGCCCGGATGGCCAAGCGCGAGCGGGACCGTCTGAAGCCGCCCGAGGCCGAGCTGTACGACGGCGACTACCGCCTCCGAGGCTTGGTGGCCGGCGAGCGGGTGCTCGAGTTCGAGTTCATCGAGAACGAGACCGGCGTTGCGACACTGCAGCTTTCGCTTGACCACTACCTGGCCAAGTGGGTGATGAACCACCGTGGCCGCGCCAAGCGCAACGTCCACATCGTCATCGAGAAGCAGGGCGCTCGCTGGAGCGGGTGCATGGACCACTATCGCGTGGTCAAGGAGAAGAACGGTGACGCTTACCTCGAGATCGTGTTCCTGCACGACTTCGAGCAAACTAAGCATATCCGCGTCTGGTGTAACCCGTTCCTCAGGCCCGAGGTGCAGTTCCCCAAGATCTGGATCATCTTCGGTCCGGCCAAATGGTGCATCCTGGTTACGCTTTTCGTCAATCTACTGAGGTTGGAGTCGAGTCTCTGGACACTCCCTGATGACCCTACGGACATCAACGAGTGGATGGGTCCGAGCTTCAACCCAGCAAACTGGCGCAACATCGTGAAGCCGTTCCCGTTCCTCGCAGACAAGTCGCCCGTCGACATGGTCTTCTCGAGGTTCGGGACGTTCTACGACACGGTCAAGAAGCAGCTCGAGGATCACCAGCTCACGCTGACGTGTCGCCGGTACCTGAAGGACCGCGACCCTCACCCGTTCGATGATCTGAAGGGCCTCTGGGGAATCCCGGAGGTCGAGGATCTTCTGCAGCTCATCCCGCTGCGCCACGGCTGTCTCGTATGGGACGTCGAGGACAACGGTGGCTGGGGCACCGAGACCGCCTTCGGCGGCTCGTGGCTGACCGGGTTCGTCCGGGCGGCGGTCAACCTGACCTCCGACGGGCAGGTCGAGGGCGTGGACGTCTTCTCGGGCGACTACAAGTACCCCGGCGAGTACTACAACCCACTGTTCCTGGGCACCAGCCCGAAGTCTCCGTGGGTCGTATTCGAGGAGGGTCCGCTCACTGGCATCACCGCATCTGAGTTCTCGTACTACGAGGCCACTGACACCAGCTTCCTGGCCGGTGGAGGCTCGGCCCCTGGAATTAACGAGGGCATCAGTGCTCTGATCAACATCGGAGGCGATCTCCTCACCTCGTACATCAACTCGGCTCTCGCGAGCCTTGGTGCGTTCGGTGGAGCTATCGACCTGCCGCCTCTGGGCGGCCTGATGGATGCGGTGCTGGAGCCGATCTACTCGGATGTCTTCGGCGCGTTCATGGAAGTGCCCACGCTGCGTGCGATGGGGATGTCACTTCCGATCGCTGGACTCGAGGACATCAAGACCAGTCTCGGTGACTTCCACTACTTCGAGGGAATGGTCGAAGGCAACATGCGTGCCTTCACGCTCTCGGCGTTTGCAGGCATCGCGGCTGAGATCCACCGCACCCGGACCAGGACGGCCCACACCCTCCAGGTCTCCGACGCAAGTCCGTACATCTTCGCACCGAATGGCTACGGCCACTGCTGGATTGGACATCGCGTCGGCACGTCGGTGCTCGGTTACCCGATCGAGCACCAGTTGTTCGTTGAGCGGATCAAGCGGCTGAAGTACCGGATCGACAAGGACGGCCCCTCGGGCTGGCAAGTCACGGTCGGCTACCGCGAGGCGCAGAGTCCCGCTCTCCACATCCTCGAAGAACTCAAGCGCTTCAACGGCGCTATGGGGCAAATCGGGCTCTACTAA
- a CDS encoding phage gene 29 protein family protein produces MSIPTQEAHDPNDPRQHAMWALRNLPMVAGTGAITHPGYLADWSEHLWKCGFRHVDALRALADENGNIHVSQLPEQEIRFQQPFRGQRHHMNPAARWVGLDEKDPEPVRIPNIRQLTDQENQAMIKQYQDAGLIPDGSVGPPLGGEVIE; encoded by the coding sequence ATGTCGATTCCCACACAAGAAGCTCACGACCCGAATGACCCACGGCAGCATGCCATGTGGGCTCTACGCAACCTACCGATGGTTGCGGGTACCGGAGCTATCACCCACCCTGGTTACCTGGCCGATTGGTCAGAACACCTGTGGAAGTGTGGGTTTCGGCATGTCGACGCTCTGAGGGCGCTGGCTGATGAGAACGGAAACATCCACGTCAGCCAGCTCCCTGAGCAGGAAATCAGATTTCAGCAGCCCTTCCGGGGCCAGCGTCACCACATGAATCCCGCTGCCCGATGGGTCGGTCTCGATGAGAAAGACCCTGAGCCCGTTCGCATTCCGAACATTCGGCAGCTCACTGACCAGGAGAACCAAGCGATGATCAAGCAGTATCAGGACGCCGGGTTGATCCCCGACGGTTCCGTTGGCCCGCCTTTGGGCGGCGAGGTCATCGAATGA